From a region of the Saccharomyces cerevisiae S288C chromosome IX, complete sequence genome:
- the THS1 gene encoding threonine--tRNA ligase THS1 (Threonyl-tRNA synthetase involved in tRNA aminoacylation; mRNA binding protein that preferentially binds to the mRNA of RNAPI subunits and DNA binding proteins; binds to an anticodon stem loop-like structure in RPC10 and impacts its translation; cytoplasmic protein; human homolog TARS can complement a yeast null mutant) codes for MSASEAGVTEQVKKLSVKDSSNDAVKPNKKENKKSKQQSLYLDPEPTFIEERIEMFDRLQKEYNDKVASMPRVPLKIVLKDGAVKEATSWETTPMDIAKGISKSLADRLCISKVNGQLWDLDRPFEGEANEEIKLELLDFESDEGKKVFWHSSAHVLGESCECHLGAHICLGPPTDDGFFYEMAVRDSMKDISESPERTVSQADFPGLEGVAKNVIKQKQKFERLVMSKEDLLKMFHYSKYKTYLVQTKVPDGGATTVYRCGKLIDLCVGPHIPHTGRIKAFKLLKNSSCYFLGDATNDSLQRVYGISFPDKKLMDAHLKFLAEASMRDHRKIGKEQELFLFNEMSPGSCFWLPHGTRIYNTLVDLLRTEYRKRGYEEVITPNMYNSKLWETSGHWANYKENMFTFEVEKETFGLKPMNCPGHCLMFKSRERSYRELPWRVADFGVIHRNEFSGALSGLTRVRRFQQDDAHIFCTHDQIESEIENIFNFLQYIYGVFGFEFKMELSTRPEKYVGKIETWDAAESKLESALKKWGGNWEINAGDGAFYGPKIDIMISDALRRWHQCATIQLDFQLPNRFELEFKSKDQDSESYERPVMIHRAILGSVERMTAILTEHFAGKWPFWLSPRQVLVVPVGVKYQGYAEDVRNKLHDAGFYADVDLTGNTLQKKVRNGQMLKYNFIFIVGEQEMNEKSVNIRNRDVMEQQGKNATVSVEEVLKQLRNLKDEKRGDNVLA; via the coding sequence TGTCACTGAGCAAGTCAAAAAGCTGTCTGTCAAGGATAGTAGTAATGATGCCGTAAAACcaaataagaaagaaaacaaaaaatccaaGCAACAGTCCTTGTACTTGGATCCTGAACCAACTTTCATCGAGGAAAGAATTGAAATGTTTGACAGATTACAAAAGGAATACAATGATAAAGTTGCTTCTATGCCACGTGTTCCATTGAAGATTGTCTTGAAGGATGGAGCCGTTAAGGAAGCCACTTCTTGGGAAACCACTCCGATGGATATTGCCAAAGGAATTTCTAAATCTTTAGCAGACAGGTTATGTATTTCTAAGGTTAATGGTCAATTATGGGACTTAGATAGACCATTTGAAGGCGAAGCCAAcgaagaaatcaaattaGAACTGCTAGATTTCGAATCTGACGAAGGTAAGAAGGTCTTTTGGCATTCGTCTGCCCACGTCTTGGGTGAATCTTGTGAGTGCCACCTAGGTGCCCATATTTGTTTAGGTCCtccaactgatgatggGTTCTTTTATGAAATGGCTGTTAGAGATAGTATGAAAGATATATCTGAATCTCCAGAAAGAACCGTCTCCCAAGCTGATTTCCCAGGATTGGAAGGCGTTGCCAAGAATGTTATCAagcaaaagcaaaaatttgaaagattgGTCATGTCCAAAGAagatcttttgaaaatgtttcattattcGAAGTATAAGACTTACTTGGTACAGACAAAGGTTCCAGATGGAGGTGCTACTACCGTCTACCGTTGCGGTAAATTGATTGATCTATGTGTCGGCCCTCATATCCCACATACTGGGCGTATCAAAGCTTTCAAACTATTAAAGAACTCTTCTTGTTATTTCTTAGGTGATGCGACAAACGACTCTTTACAAAGAGTTTACGGTATCTCTTTTCCagacaaaaaattaatggATGCTCATTTGAAGTTCTTGGCGGAAGCCTCTATGAGAGATCACAGAAAGATTGGtaaagaacaagaattaTTCTTATTCAATGAAATGTCCCCAGGTTCTTGCTTTTGGTTACCTCATGGTACTAGAATTTACAACACTTTGGTTGACTTGTTGAGAACCGAATACCGTAAGAGAGGTTACGAAGAAGTCATCACTCCAAACATGTACAACTCCAAATTGTGGGAAACCTCAGGTCACTGGGCCAATTACAAGGAAAACATGTTTACTTTCGAAGTAGAGAAGGAAACTTTCGGTCTAAAACCAATGAACTGTCCAGGTCATTGTTTGATGTTCAAGTCTAGAGAACGTTCTTATAGAGAATTGCCATGGAGAGTTGCAGACTTCGGTGTTATCCACAGAAATGAATTTTCTGGTGCCTTGTCTGGTTTGACTCGTGTCAGAAGATTCCAACAAGATGATGCTCATATCTTCTGTACCCATGACCAAATTGAGtctgaaattgaaaatattttcaactttttgCAATACATTTACGGCGTTTTTGGATTTGAATTTAAGATGGAATTGTCCACTAGACCAGAAAAGTACGTTGGAAAGATCGAAACCTGGGATGCCGCTGAATCAAAATTAGAATCTGCCTTAAAGAAATGGGGTGGTAACTGGGAGATCAATGCTGGTGATGGTGCTTTCTACGGTCCAAAGATTGACATTATGATTTCTGACGCTTTAAGAAGATGGCATCAATGTGCCACCATCCAATTAGATTTCCAATTGCCAAACAGGTTCGAATTGGAATTTAAATCTAAAGATCAAGATAGCGAGAGTTACGAAAGACCGGTCATGATCCATCGTGCCATTTTAGGGTCTGTTGAAAGAATGACTGCCATTTTGACCGAGCATTTTGCTGGTAAATGGCCATTTTGGTTATCACCACGTCAAGTTTTGGTTGTGCCAGTTGGTGTCAAGTACCAAGGGTATGCTGAAGACGTCCGTAACAAATTGCACGATGCTGGCTTCTATGCCGATGTCGATTTGACCGGTAACACTCTGCAAAAGAAGGTCAGAAACGGGCAAATGCTAAAATATaacttcatttttattgttggtgaacaagaaatgaatgaaaaatctgttAACATTAGAAACAGAGACGTTATGGAACAACAGGGTAAAAATGCTACTGTTTctgttgaagaagtttTGAAACAGTTGCGTAACttgaaagatgaaaagAGAGGTGACAACGTCTTAGCTTAA
- the RCI37 gene encoding Rci37p (Protein that associates with the large mitoribosomal subunit; the authentic, non-tagged protein is detected in highly purified mitochondria in high-throughput studies; deletion confers sensitivity to 4-(N-(S-glutathionylacetyl)amino) phenylarsenoxide (GSAO)), translating to MLGKEEEQQYGQNGKGMENELPFMKRPWFKKAYENAIEFHEKDELLDARDRLELSKAYRSIAKAEMWGGWLGFSAVFLTPFAYRYYKTKAIKGVKVPRNFVLGVMALFFATNFAGRSMYTRQLNERDPTGVLKDNYSNKYGDNDFGAFQHDQTKEIPRNQRQYNMMRLLDSGSPSRWSMYFYITYQNPERRLPDPKVKLQQMKKGGVFNGSPFMNQRDPIGLYRNKGRKSPDPIEGEQNDSPVLSSWEKIRNGDNSSSSSWENIRNTSRDQSQESDASVDHESDIFISGFSDDGNATDNSSSDDKYQRLLQSGRYGGNRS from the coding sequence ATGTtgggaaaagaagaagaacagcAATATGGCCAGAATGGTAAGGGAATGGAAAATGAACTACCCTTTATGAAGAGGCCTTGGTTTAAAAAGGCTTATGAAAATGctattgaatttcatgAAAAAGACGAATTGCTGGATGCAAGAGACAGGCTGGAGTTATCGAAGGCCTATAGATCCATTGCTAAAGCTGAGATGTGGGGTGGTTGGCTTGGGTTTTCAGCTGTATTTTTAACTCCATTTGCCTATCGTTACTACAAGACCAAGGCTATTAAAGGTGTTAAGGTGCCGAGGAATTTTGTCTTGGGTGTAATggctttattttttgctACAAATTTTGCTGGTAGGTCCATGTATACACGACAGTTGAACGAACGTGACCCCACAGGTGTTTTGAAGGATAACTATTCCAACAAATATGGTGACAACGACTTTGGAGCCTTTCAACATGatcaaacaaaagaaattccGAGAAATCAAAGGCAGTACAATATGATGCGCTTATTAGATTCAGGCTCCCCCTCAAGGTGGTCGATGTACTTTTACATAACGTACCAAAATCCGGAGAGAAGATTGCCAGACCCGAAAGTCAAACTGCagcaaatgaaaaaaggcGGAGTTTTTAACGGCTCGCCCTTTATGAACCAAAGGGATCCTATAGGATTGTATCGTAATAAGGGTAGAAAATCTCCTGACCCAATTGAAGGAGAGCAAAACGACAGTCCTGTTCTGTCTTCCTGGGAAAAAATCAGGAACGGCGACAACAgttcgtcttcatcatgGGAAAATATAAGGAACACCAGTAGAGATCAGTCGCAGGAATCAGATGCTTCAGTGGATCATGAATCCGATATATTTATCTCAGGATTTTCTGACGATGGTAATGCTACCGATAATTCCTCTTCTGATGACAAATATCAGCGTTTACTGCAGAGCGGGAGATATGGTGGGAACCGCTCCTAG
- the SEC28 gene encoding coatomer subunit epsilon (Epsilon-COP subunit of the coatomer; regulates retrograde Golgi-to-ER protein traffic; stabilizes Cop1p, the alpha-COP and the coatomer complex; non-essential for cell growth; protein abundance increases in response to DNA replication stress) has translation MDYFNIKQNYYTGNFVQCLQEIEKFSKVTDNTLLFYKAKTLLALGQYQSQDPTSKLGKVLDLYVQFLDTKNIEELENLLKDKQNSPYELYLLATAQAILGDLDKSLETCVEGIDNDEAEGTTELLLLAIEVALLNNNVSTASTIFDNYTNAIEDTVSGDNEMILNLAESYIKFATNKETATSNFYYYEELSQTFPTWKTQLGLLNLHLQQRNIAEAQGIVELLLSDYYSVEQKENAVLYKPTFLANQITLALMQGLDTEDLTNQLVKLDHEHAFIKHHQEIDAKFDELVRKYDTSN, from the coding sequence ATGGATTACTTTAATATCAAGCAGAATTACTACACGGGGAACTTCGTGCAATGTTTGCAGGAAATAGAGAAGTTTAGCAAGGTCACAGATAACACCTTATTATTCTACAAGGCGAAAACCCTTTTAGCTCTAGGCCAATATCAATCACAAGATCCTACCTCTAAGCTTGGCAAGGTACTAGACTTGTACGTCCAGTTCTTAGATACAAAAAACattgaagaattagaaaattTGTTAAAGGATAAACAGAATTCACCATATGAATTATATCTGTTAGCCACGGCTCAAGCTATCTTGGGTGACTTAGATAAAAGTTTGGAGACATGTGTAGAAGGGATTGACAATGACGAAGCAGAAGGGACTACAGAATTATTGCTGCTTGCCATCGAAGTCGCTTTGTTAAACAACAACGTTTCGACCGCGTCCACCATCTTTGATAACTACACTAATGCTATTGAGGATACTGTTTCCGGTGACAACGAAATGATTTTAAACCTGGCTGAATCGTACATTAAATTTGCCACAAACAAAGAAACGGCAACATCCAACTTTTACTACTATGAAGAGCTATCTCAAACCTTTCCTACTTGGAAAACTCAATTGGGATTGCTCAATTTGCATTTACAGCAAAGAAACATAGCTGAAGCTCAGGGTATTGTCGAGCTATTACTATCTGACTACTATAGCGTcgaacaaaaagaaaacgcCGTATTGTACAAACCTACTTTCTTAGCAAACCAAATTACGCTTGCTCTTATGCAAGGTCTTGATACTGAAGATTTAACAAATCAATTGGTTAAATTGGATCACGAACATGCATTCATCAAGCATCACCAAGAAATTGACGCAAAATTCGATGAATTAGTGAGGAAATATGATACGTCCAACTGA
- the RPN2 gene encoding proteasome regulatory particle base subunit RPN2 (Subunit of the 26S proteasome; substrate of the N-acetyltransferase Nat1p; protein abundance increases in response to DNA replication stress), which produces MSLTTAAPLLALLRENQDSVKTYALESINNVVDQLWSEISNELPDIEALYDDDTFSDREMAALIASKVYYNLGEYESAVKYALAAKDRFDIDEKSQFVETIVSKSIEMYVQEASKQYTKDEQFYTKDIIDPKLTSIFERMIEKCLKASELKLALGIALEGYRLDIIESALKSKLDQDSTSENVKIINYLLTLAITTVTNSKFRSSILRKSFDFLMNMPNCDYLTLNKVVVNLNDAGLALQLFKKLKEENDEGLSAQIAFDLVSSASQQLLEILVTELTAQGYDPALLNILSGLPTCDYYNTFLLNNKNIDIGLLNKSKSSLDGKFSLFHTAVSVANGFMHAGTTDNSFIKANLPWLGKAQNWAKFTATASLGVIHKGNLLEGKKVMAPYLPGSRASSRFIKGGSLYGLGLIYAGFGRDTTDYLKNIIVENSGTSGDEDVDVLLHGASLGIGLAAMGSANIEVYEALKEVLYNDSATSGEAAALGMGLCMLGTGKPEAIHDMFTYSQETQHGNITRGLAVGLALINYGRQELADDLITKMLASDESLLRYGGAFTIALAYAGTGNNSAVKRLLHVAVSDSNDDVRRAAVIALGFVLLRDYTTVPRIVQLLSKSHNAHVRCGTAFALGIACAGKGLQSAIDVLDPLTKDPVDFVRQAAMIALSMILIQQTEKLNPQVADINKNFLSVITNKHQEGLAKFGACVAQGIMNAGGRNVTIQLENADTGTLDTKSVVGLVMFSQFWYWFPLAHFLSLSFTPTTVIGIRGSDQAIPKFQMNCYAKEDAFSYPRMYEEASGKEVEKVATAVLSTTARAKARAKKTKKEKGPNEEEKKKEHEEKEKERETNKKGIKETKENDEEFYKNKYSSKPYKVDNMTRILPQQSRYISFIKDDRFVPVRKFKGNNGVVVLRDREPKEPVALIETVRQMKDVNAPLPTPFKVDDNVDFPSA; this is translated from the coding sequence ATGTCTTTGACGACTGCTGCTCCTCTTTTAGCATTGTTGAGAGAGAATCAAGATTCTGTTAAAACATATGCCCTAGAATCTATAAATAATGTTGTGGACCAATTATGGTCTGAGATCTCGAATGAACTGCCGGATATTGAGGCATTGTATGATGACGATACCTTTTCAGACCGTGAAATGGCTGCTTTGATTGCATCCAAAGTTTATTACAATCTTGGTGAATACGAATCGGCTGTGAAGTATGCACTTGCCGCAAAGGATCGTTTTGATATAGACGAAAAGTCACAATTTGTTGAAACTATAGTCTCAAAGAGTATTGAGATGTACGTCCAAGAGGCTTCCAAGCAATACACTAAGGACGAACAATTTTACACCAAGGATATTATTGACCCAAAATTAACCTCTATTTTTGAGCGAATGATAGAAAAATGTTTGAAAGCTTCAGAATTAAAATTAGCTTTAGGAATTGCCTTAGAAGGTTACAGATTGGATATCATTGAAAGTGCTTTAAAGAGCAAATTGGATCAGGATTCCACTTCTGAAAACGTTAAAATTATTAACTACTTATTGACCTTAGCTATAACTACTGTGACAAATTCCAAGTTCAGATCCTCGATATTGAGAAAATCATTTGATTTCCTAATGAATATGCCTAACTGCGATTACTTAACGCTCAATAAAGTAGTTGTAAATTTGAATGACGCCGGATTGGCACTTCAgctatttaaaaaattaaaggaaGAGAACGATGAAGGATTATCTGCTCAAATTGCATTTGATTTGGTTTCGTCTGCGTCTCAGCAGTTGCTTGAGATTTTAGTAACCGAACTAACTGCCCAGGGTTACGATCCTGCCTTATTGAATATTCTATCTGGGCTACCGACTTGTGATTATTACAATACCTTccttttgaataataaaaacattgaCATCGGTCTTTTAAACAAGTCTAAATCATCTTTGGATgggaaattttctttgttccaCACCGCAGTCAGCGTTGCCAACGGTTTTATGCACGCTGGTACTACCGACAATTCATTTATCAAGGCGAACTTGCCATGGTTAGGTAAGGCTCAAAATTGGGCTAAATTTACAGCTACAGCCTCTTTAGGTGTAATTCATAAAGGCAATTTATTGGAGGGTAAAAAAGTCATGGCCCCTTACTTGCCAGGCAGTCGAGCTTCTTCTAGGTTTATCAAAGGTGGTTCATTGTATGGTTTGGGTTTAATTTATGCTGGCTTTGGTCGTGATACAACTGACTATCTGAAAAACATAATAGTTGAGAATAGCGGAACTTCAGGCGATGAAGACGTAGATGTATTGTTACATGGTGCTTCACTGGGTATCGGTCTTGCTGCTATGGGTTCTGCTAATATTGAAGTTTATGAAGCCTTAAAGGAAGTTCTGTACAACGATTCTGCCACATCTGGAGAAGCAGCTGCATTAGGTATGGGTCTCTGTATGCTCGGAACAGGTAAGCCTGAAGCGATTCACGATATGTTTACATATTCCCAAGAAACGCAGCATGGCAATATTACTCGTGGTCTAGCCGTTGGTTTAGCACTGATAAATTACGGCCGTCAAGAGTTAGCTGATGATTTAATTACTAAGATGTTAGCAAGTGATGAGTCCTTGTTACGCTATGGAGGTGCATTCACAATCGCGTTAGCGTATGCGGGTACGGGAAATAATTCAGCTGTCAAGAGATTACTGCATGTGGCAGTCTCGGATTCTAACGATGATGTCAGAAGGGCAGCAGTCATCGCATTAGGGTTTGTTCTCTTGCGTGATTATACCACTGTACCAAGGATTGTCCAACTTCTATCTAAATCGCATAACGCTCATGTCAGATGTGGTACCGCATTTGCTCTTGGGATTGCTTGTGCCGGCAAGGGTTTACAATCAGCTATTGACGTTTTAGATCCGCTAACAAAGGACCCAGTAGATTTTGTTCGTCAGGCTGCCATGATAGCTTTATCCATGATTTTGATTCAACAAACAGAAAAACTAAACCCTCAAGTTGCTGATAttaacaaaaattttttgagcGTGATTACAAACAAACACCAAGAAGGTTTAGCCAAATTCGGTGCATGTGTGGCCCAAGGTATAATGAATGCCGGTGGGCGTAATGTTACAATTCAGCTGGAAAATGCGGATACAGGCACATTGGATACCAAGTCCGTAGTTGGTTTGGTCATGTTCTCACAATTCTGGTACTGGTTCCCACTGGCTCACTTTTTATCCCTTTCTTTTACACCAACAACTGTCATTGGTATTCGTGGTAGCGATCAAGCTATACccaaatttcaaatgaaTTGTTACGCTAAAGAAGATGCATTCAGTTATCCGAGGATGTATGAGGAAGCAAGTGGTAAGGAGGTAGAGAAGGTAGCAACAGCTGTTCTTTCCACGACAGCAAGAGCAAAAGCAAGGGCaaagaagacaaagaaggaaaagggTCCaaatgaggaagaaaagaaaaaagagcatgaggaaaaagaaaaggaaagagaGACGAATAAAAAAGGcataaaagaaacaaaagaaaacgacgaagaattttacaaaaataagTACTCTTCTAAACCTTATAAAGTCGACAATATGACCCGTATACTACCACAACAATCGAGATATATTTCCTTTATTAAGGACGACAGATTTGTTCCTGTACGTAAATTCAAAGGAAATAACGGTGTGGTGGTTTTAAGAGATAGGGAACCCAAGGAACCTGTAGCACTAATTGAAACTGTTAGGCAAATGAAAGATGTTAACGCTCCACTTCCAACCCCATTTAAGGTCGATGATAATGTCGACTTCCCTAGTGCTTAG
- the SER33 gene encoding phosphoglycerate dehydrogenase SER33 (3-phosphoglycerate dehydrogenase and alpha-ketoglutarate reductase; 3PG dehydrogenase that catalyzes the first step in serine and glycine biosynthesis; also functions as an alpha-ketoglutarate reductase, converting alpha-ketoglutarate to D-2-hydroxyglutarate (D-2HG); localizes to the cytoplasm; SER33 has a paralog, SER3, that arose from the whole genome duplication), producing MSYSAADNLQDSFQRAMNFSGSPGAVSTSPTQSFMNTLPRRVSITKQPKALKPFSTGDMNILLLENVNATAIKIFKDQGYQVEFHKSSLPEDELIEKIKDVHAIGIRSKTRLTEKILQHARNLVCIGCFCIGTNQVDLKYAASKGIAVFNSPFSNSRSVAELVIGEIISLARQLGDRSIELHTGTWNKVAARCWEVRGKTLGIIGYGHIGSQLSVLAEAMGLHVLYYDIVTIMALGTARQVSTLDELLNKSDFVTLHVPATPETEKMLSAPQFAAMKDGAYVINASRGTVVDIPSLIQAVKANKIAGAALDVYPHEPAKNGEGSFNDELNSWTSELVSLPNIILTPHIGGSTEEAQSSIGIEVATALSKYINEGNSVGSVNFPEVSLKSLDYDQENTVRVLYIHRNVPGVLKTVNDILSDHNIEKQFSDSHGEIAYLMADISSVNQSEIKDIYEKLNQTSAKVSIRLLY from the coding sequence ATGTCTTATTCAGCTGCCGATAATTTACAAGATTCATTCCAACGTGCCATGAACTTTTCTGGCTCTCCTGGTGCAGTCTCAACCTCACCAACTCAGTCATTTATGAACACACTACCTCGTCGTGTAAGCATTACAAAGCAACCAAAGGCTTTAAAACCTTTTTCTACTGGTGACATGAATATTCTACTGTTGGAAAATGTCAATGCAACTGCaatcaaaatcttcaagGATCAGGGTTACCAAGTAGAGTTCCACAAGTCTTCTCTACCTGAGGATGaattgattgaaaaaatcaaagacGTACACGCTATCGGTATAAGATCCAAAACTAGATTgactgaaaaaatactacAGCATGCCAGGAATCTAGTTTGTATTGGTTGTTTTTGCATAGGTACCAATCAAGTAGACCTAAAATATGCCGCTAGTAAAGGTATTGCTGTTTTCAATTCGCCATTCTCCAATTCAAGATCCGTAGCAGAATTGGTAATTGGTGAGATCATTAGTTTAGCAAGACAATTAGGTGATAGATCCATTGAACTGCATACAGGTACATGGAATAAAGTCGCTGCTAGGTGTTGGGAAGTAAGAGGAAAAACTCTCGGTATTATTGGGTATGGTCACATTGGTTCGCAATTATCAGTTCTTGCAGAAGCTATGGGCCTGCATGTGCTATACTATGATATCGTGACAATTATGGCCTTAGGTACTGCCAGACAAGTTTCTACATTAGATGAATTGTTGAATAAATCTGATTTTGTAACACTACATGTACCAGCTACTCcagaaactgaaaaaatgttaTCTGCTCCACAATTCGCTGCTATGAAGGACGGGGCTTATGTTATTAATGCCTCAAGAGGTACTGTCGTGGACATTCCATCTCTGATCCAAGCCGTCAAGGCCAACAAAATTGCAGGTGCTGCTTTAGATGTTTATCCACATGAACCAGCTAAGAACGGTGAAGGTTCATTTAACGATGAACTTAACAGCTGGACTTCTGAGTTGGTTTCATTACCAAATATAATCCTGACACCACATATTGGTGGCTCTACAGAAGAAGCTCAAAGTTCAATCGGTATTGAGGTGGCTACTGCATTGTCCAAATACATCAATGAAGGTAACTCTGTCGGTTCTGTGAACTTCCCAGAAGTCAGTTTGAAGTCTTTGGACTACGATCAAGAGAACACAGTACGTGTCTTGTATATTCATCGTAACGTTCCTGGTGTTTTGAAGACCGTTAATGATATCTTATCCGATCATAATATCGAGAAACAGTTTTCTGATTCTCACGGCGAGATCGCTTATCTAATGGCAGACATCTCTTCTGTTAATCAAAGTGAAATCAAGGATATATATGAAAAGTTGAACCAAACTTCTGCCAAAGTTTCCATCAGGTTATTATACTAA